One genomic segment of Salarias fasciatus chromosome 8, fSalaFa1.1, whole genome shotgun sequence includes these proteins:
- the uros gene encoding uroporphyrinogen-III synthase isoform X2, whose product MNVLLLKEPREGDSGPDPYIKELASHGHKATLIPVLSFKFVSLNTLTDKLFQPEKHGGLIFTSPRAVEAVRMCLEAEERREEWDKWVKDKWNTKSVYVVGKATAALVKALGLNPLGEDTGTAEVLSRVIIEREDTNIPPLFFPCGSIKREVLPTALKENGVPLETLTVYQTAEHPDLEKNLRNYFAEQGVPASVAFFSPSGVKFCLDVVRRLSGEALPQIKFAAIGPTTQDAMTAEGLCVSCAAEKPTAEHLAAAIAKTLQ is encoded by the exons ATGAATGTACTccttctcaaagagccaagagAAGGAGACTCTGGACCTGATCCTTACATAAAG gagctgGCATCTCATGGACACAAAGCAACACTAATTCCAGTGCTGTCTTTTAAGTTTGTCTCCTTAAACACCTTAACAGATAAG ctttttcagcCTGAGAAACATGGTGGCCTGATATTTACCAGTCcgagagcagtggaagctgtgAGAATGTGTTtagaagcagaagaaagaagagaag AATGGGACAAATGGGTGAAAGACAAGTGGAACACAAAGTCGGTGTATGTGGTTGGAAAAGCAACTGCAGCACTGG TGAAAGCTCTGGGACTGAACCCTCTGGGAGAGGACACGGGGACGGCCGAAGTGCTCTCGCGTGTTATCATTGAAC GAGAGGACACAAATATTCCAccgctttttttcccctgtggcTCAATCAAAAGAGAAGTTTTGCCCACGGCTTTGAAAGAAAATG GAGTGCCTCTGGAGACGCTGACTGTCTATCAAACAGCTGAACATCCCGATCTGGAGAAAAATCTCAGGAACTATTTTGCAGAGCAG GGCGTCCCTGCAAGTGTCGCTTTCTTCAGTCCATCAGGGGTGAAGTTTTGCTTGGATGTAGTACGGAGGCTGTCGGGCGAAGCGCTGCCTCAAATAAAG TTCGCAGCAATCGGACCGACCACACAGGACGCAATGACGGCAGAAGGCCTTTGTGTCAGCTGTGCTGCGGAGAAGCCAACAGCTGAGCACCTTGCAGCAGCGATAGCCAAAACTCTGCA GTGA
- the mmp21 gene encoding matrix metallopeptidase-21 — protein sequence MLTLIQLIAFLFLSNISSSDAEKLFHKRDHSDVQMLASHRAGAITDRYTAEQFLSRYGFIKPVNWEEIQFDETSFSGDFLDEFQATIQEGTSASHSRDTPPAGDPDGHESQTESQAFISALKEFQRVSGLLVTGVFDEATKEAMNKPRCGVPDMEVDLNTPAAPESSSDSETSVSDHSDETDSSSTISDAAFGIAGSENDTFSFNDTEDALTGISNNTSVSHTNESSEVTSQNGSQDMRASRQMANVSVNTQQRKPLLTDLVSKRRRKRESGFMAFSKEVLRWRLIGEGYSSQLTVEEQRYIFRLAFRMWSEVSPLEFVEDTRSPLEDVDIKLGFGTGRHLGCNQRFDGTGQEFAHAWFLGDIHFDDDEHFTGPNAGSGISLLKVAVHEIGHVLGLPHIYRPGSIMQPSYLPHEAAFEMDWMDRKEIQHLYGGCRGRFNTVFDWIRRERTSYGEVVLRFNTYFVRDGWYWLYENRNNRTRYGDPVALQAGWQGVPGDGVDAHVHVWSRRRDAVYFFKGTQFWRYDTENDRVFRQDPDGHIYPRLISEGFPGVPGPIDTAFYDRRDSHIYFFKGNQVYAFDVEANSLARGSPKNIRNVFPPVVSRDHPDGNVDAAYFSYTHNAIFLLKGTRFWQVAGSRDRRRRPFLPRNGLLPHREVDQHWFDICNVHPTTLRLTR from the exons ATGCTGACTCTTATCCAGCtgattgcttttctttttttgtctaatATCAGCTCAAGTGATGCAGAGAAACTTTTTCATAAGCGGGATCATTCTGATGTGCAGATGCTGGCTTCTCATCGTGCTGGGGCCATTACTGACAGATACACTGCAGag CAATTTCTCTCAAGATATGGGTTCATCAAGCCAGTTAACTGGGAGGAAATTCAGTTTGATGAAACATCTTTCAGTGGAGACTTCCTGGATGAATTTCAAGCCACGATTCAAGAGGGAACCTCAGCGTCTCATTCGAGAGACACTCCTCCAGCTGGTGATCCAGACGGGCACGAGAGTCAGACTGAGAGCCAGGCATTTATTTCAGCACTTAAAGAGTTTCAGAGGGTGTCAGGCCTTCTTGTCACGGGCGTGTTTGACGAGGCCACCAAGGAGGCGATGAACAAACCTCGATGTGGAGTCCCGGATATGGAGGTCGACCTCAACACCCCGGCGGCACCTGAGAGCTCGAGTGACTCCGAGACCAGCGTGAGCGATCACTCTGAtgagactgacagcagcagcacaatcAGCGACGCTGCGTTTGGCATCGCAGGTTCAGAAAATGATACATTCAGTTTTAACGACACGGAAGACGCTCTGACAGGGATTTCCAACAACACCAGCGTGAGTCACACAAACGAGTCCTCAGAGGTCACTTCTCAAAACGGCTCACAGGACATGAGAGCGAGCAGGCAAATGGCAAATGTCAGTGTCAACACGCAGCAGAGGAAGCCTCTCCTCACCGACCTGGTGTCCAAACGCAGACGCAAGAGGGAGAGTGGCTTCATGGCCTTTTCTAAGGAGGtgctgaggtggaggctgatCGGAGAAGGGTACAGCAGCCAGCTGACCGTCGAAGAGCAGAGGTACATCTTCAGACTGGCCTTCAGGATGTGGAGTGAAGTGTCGCCGCTGGAGTTTGTGGAGGATACTCGTTCCCCTTTAGAGGATGTCGACATCAAGCTGGGATTTGGAACAG GAAGGCATTTGGGATGCAACCAGAGGTTTGACGGCACTGGCCAGGAGTTTGCCCACGCCTGGTTCCTGGGTGACATACACTTCGATGACGACGAGCATTTCACTGGTCCTAATGCAGGCAGTGGGATCAGCCTCCTGAAA GTGGCAGTTCATGAGATTGGCCATGTTCTGGGACTACCCCACATCTACAGGCCGGGGTCAATAATGCAGCCCAGCTATCTGCCCCACGAGGCAGCCTTCGAGATGGACTGGATGGACCGGAAAGAGATCCAGCATCTTTATG GGGGCTGCAGGGGTCGGTTCAACACCGTGTTTGACTGGATAAGGAGGGAGAGGACGTCCTACGGGGAGGTGGTCCTCCGGTTTAACACCTACTTCGTGAGGGACGGCTGGTACTGGCTGTACGAGAACCGGAACAACAGGACGCGCTACGGGGACCCGGTGGCTCTGCAGGCCGGCTGGCAGGGCGTTCCCGGGGACGGGGTGGACGCGCACGTGCACGTGTGGTCCCGCAGAAGAGATGCTGTGTACTTCTTCAAAG GCACTCAGTTCTGGAGATATGACACTGAGAATGACAGGGTGTTCAGGCAGGACCCAGATGGACACATCTACCCCAGGCTGATCTCAGAGGGCTTCCCAGGGGTCCCCGGCCCCATCGACACGGCCTTCTACGACCGAAGGGACTCTCACATCTACTTCTTCAAGGGCAATCAG GTGTATGCATTCGATGTGGAAGCCAACAGCTTGGCAAGAGGCTCCCccaaaaacatcagaaatgtttTCCCTCCAGTGGTGAGCAGAGACCATCCAGATGGTAACGTTGACGCTGCCTACTTCTCCTACACCCACAACGCCATCTTTCTGCTCAAGGGCACGCGCTTCTGGCAAGTGGCGGGCAGCCGCGATCGCCGGCGCAGGCCCTTCCTGCCGCGGAACGGCCTGCTGCCGCACAGGGAGGTGGACCAGCACTGGTTTGACATCTGCAACGTTCATCCCACCACACTCAGACTGACGCGCTGA
- the uros gene encoding uroporphyrinogen-III synthase isoform X1, translated as MNVLLLKEPREGDSGPDPYIKELASHGHKATLIPVLSFKFVSLNTLTDKLFQPEKHGGLIFTSPRAVEAVRMCLEAEERREEWDKWVKDKWNTKSVYVVGKATAALVKALGLNPLGEDTGTAEVLSRVIIEREDTNIPPLFFPCGSIKREVLPTALKENGVPLETLTVYQTAEHPDLEKNLRNYFAEQGVPASVAFFSPSGVKFCLDVVRRLSGEALPQIKFAAIGPTTQDAMTAEGLCVSCAAEKPTAEHLAAAIAKTLQ; from the exons ATGAATGTACTccttctcaaagagccaagagAAGGAGACTCTGGACCTGATCCTTACATAAAG gagctgGCATCTCATGGACACAAAGCAACACTAATTCCAGTGCTGTCTTTTAAGTTTGTCTCCTTAAACACCTTAACAGATAAG ctttttcagcCTGAGAAACATGGTGGCCTGATATTTACCAGTCcgagagcagtggaagctgtgAGAATGTGTTtagaagcagaagaaagaagagaag AATGGGACAAATGGGTGAAAGACAAGTGGAACACAAAGTCGGTGTATGTGGTTGGAAAAGCAACTGCAGCACTGG TGAAAGCTCTGGGACTGAACCCTCTGGGAGAGGACACGGGGACGGCCGAAGTGCTCTCGCGTGTTATCATTGAAC GAGAGGACACAAATATTCCAccgctttttttcccctgtggcTCAATCAAAAGAGAAGTTTTGCCCACGGCTTTGAAAGAAAATG GAGTGCCTCTGGAGACGCTGACTGTCTATCAAACAGCTGAACATCCCGATCTGGAGAAAAATCTCAGGAACTATTTTGCAGAGCAG GGCGTCCCTGCAAGTGTCGCTTTCTTCAGTCCATCAGGGGTGAAGTTTTGCTTGGATGTAGTACGGAGGCTGTCGGGCGAAGCGCTGCCTCAAATAAAG TTCGCAGCAATCGGACCGACCACACAGGACGCAATGACGGCAGAAGGCCTTTGTGTCAGCTGTGCTGCGGAGAAGCCAACAGCTGAGCACCTTGCAGCAGCGATAGCCAAAACTCTGCAGTGA